In Stenotrophomonas lactitubi, the genomic window GCACGGTCAGGATGACGATCACCGAGACCAGAGTCAGGGCGAAGGTCGGGGTTTCGATCTGCAGGCTGCCAGCCGATTCAGGGGCCTGCCGCTTGGCGGCCAGCTGCGCGGCCACCACCAGCGGGATGATCAGCAGCGGGAAGCGGCCCAGCAGCAACACCAGCGAGCAGCTCAGGTTCCACCACGGCGTGGCGTCGCCCAGGCCCTCGAAGCCCGAGCCGTTGTTGGCGTAGGCCGAGACATACTCGTAGAACACCTGGCTGATGCCGTGGAAACCGGGATTGGAGGTACCGGCCAGACCGGGCACGGCCAGCGTGATCGCGGTGAACAGCAGCAGGGTGATCGGCTGCAGCAGCACCAGCAGGGCCAGCAGGCGCACCTGTGGCGTTTCCAGCTTGCGACCGAACAGCTCCGGCGTACGGCCGGTCATCAGCCCTGCCAGGAACACACCCAGCAGCAGGTACACGATGAATTGCTGCAGGCCGCAGCCGATGCCGCCCCAGATCGCGCTGACCAGCATGTTGACCATCGCCAGGCCGCCAGAGAGCGGGCTCAGCGAATCGTGCATGCCGTTGACCGAACCGTTGGAGACCTGGGTGGTCACCGCCGCCCATAGCGCGGTGCCATCGGCGCCGAAGCGCACTTCCTTGCCTTCCATCAGCAGCGGCGTGGCCGCGCTGGCGCTATGGCCCTCGCTCCACACCATCGCGCCGGTGGACAGCAGCGACATGCCGAGCATGCAGCTGAACACCAGCGCGCCGAAACGACGGCGCCCGGTGAACGCGCCGATCATGAAGATCACCGCCATCGGCACCAGCAGGATGCCGATCACCTCCAGCATGTTCGACACCGGGGTCGGGTTCTCCAGCGGGAAGCTGCTGTTCGGGCCATACCAGCCGCCACCATTGGCACCCAGTTGTTTGGCCGCGACCATCGCCGCAACCGGACCCAGCGGCAGCTTCTGCTGCGCCATGCCGGCACTGGCGTCGATCGGCGTGGCCTGCGGGCCACCGGCCATCGTGGAGGGCACGCCCTGGCTGGTCAGCAGCAGCGTCCATACCAGGCACAGCGGCAACAGGAAGCGCACGCACAAGCGCACGACGTCCGCGTAGTAATTGCCCACCGCCACCTGGCGGTCATCGCCCGCGACGGGCGCGGTGACCGATTTCGGCGCACGCGAGAACAACGCACGCAGCGTCGCCACGGCCAGCGCCAGGCCCATCATCGGCGTCACCACCTGCAGGCCGGTGATGCCGGTCATCTGCGAGAAGTAGGACAGCTGCGCCTGGCCGGAGTAGTGCTGCTGGTTGGTGTTGGTCAGGAACGAGATCATCGTGTGCAGCGCCGTGTCCCAGCGCATGTTCGGGATCTGGTCCGGATTCAACGGCAACCACGCCTGGGTCATGAACACGGCCTGGGTCAGCACCGCGATCACCACGTTGCTGAGCACGAACGCCAGCACGTAGCCCCGCCAGGACATCGAACGTGAGGGATCGACGCCGAGCACCTTGTACAGCGGCTTTTCGATCCAGTGGAACAGCACGTCGACCTTCATCGGCGTGCCGCGCATCACCCGGGCAAGATAGAGGCCCAGGGGCCAGGCCAACAGCAGGCTGGCGGCAAGAATGGCAAGAATTTCAGTCATGGCAGGCTCCGCTCAGAACGACTCGGGCCGCAGCACGACATAAAGAAGATAGGCGGCGGCAACCAGCACCAGCACGCCACACAGCAACGACAGCCAGGGGGACATGGAATTGAGACCTGGTGGAACCCCTCCACCTCAGGCCGTCATCGTCGTCCCCACCCCCATAAACGCACTACGCGCCGGACCGGGCCGACGCGTAAAGAGTGCATAAATTCCGTGGGCCAACCCGTAACCAGCCCCCCTGCTGAGCCGAGCCTACGCTCGGCTGCTCTTTCCCGAGGTCAAGCGGAGCCGAGCGTGGGCTCGGCTCTACCGGCAGTCACGGGGCTTGGCTCGCCGGCGCCAATCCCTTCAGTTGCCGATAGCGCTGCAGGCTGCTTTCGATCTCGACCTTCAATGCCTGCTGCTGCTGTTCGAAGCTGGCCAGCAGCCGCTGCTGCGACTTCAGCTGCGCATGGCGCTGGGCGATCGCCTGGGCCTGCTTGTCGGCCACCTTGCCGCCGGCCAGTTCGCGGTCACCGGCGGCAGCAAGCAGGGCCACCAGCGAATCGCGCAGGCTGGCCACGTTGTACTGGGCGGTCTTGAGGTTGTTGTCGAGCACCTCCTGGCGCTCGGCGAACACGCGCCGCAGCGCGTTCTCATCACCGTAGGTGGTCAGCATCGCCTGTTCGGTGCGCTGGCGGGTCTGCTCGGCCATCTGGTCCAGCTGGGCCTGCGCCGCCGCCGTGCTGGCGGCAGCGCGTTCCTCATCGCTCAACGCGCGCTGCACCTGCGCATTGCGCAGGCCGCTGTTGGCGCTGAACTCATCGCGGGCGTGGTTGACCGCATCGGCTGGCAGCGCATCGCTGCAGATCCGCTCCTTGCCCTCGTTCCAGCAGTACAGCTTCTTGTCTGCAGCCTTGCCGCCGGACTGTGCCAGCAGCGTCTGCGGCATCACCAGCAGCAGGCTGGCGGCGACGATGGCAGGAACTCGGAACATGCGACCTTCCCCCTGGTGGTCAGCGCGTGGAACGGACGCCGTACTGGGCGCGATAGGCCTCCAGCGGCTGCCGGTAGCCTACAAGTTCCGGATTTCCGGACGCGAAATCAAGCAGGTCGGCCAGCGTCGCTACGGCGATCACCGGGATGCCGGCTTCTTCGGCCACGGCCTGTGCGGCGGAGCGATGGTCGCTGTCCGAGGCGATCTCCTGGCGGTCCAGGGCCACCACGATGCCGGCCGGAATGCCGCCCGCAGCGCGGATGATCGCCAGCGCCTCGCGGATGGCAGTGCCGGCGGTGATCACGTCGTCGACGATCAGCACGCGCTTGCCGGTCATGTCGGCGCCGATCAGCTGGCCGCCTTCACCATGGTCCTTCACTTCCTTGCGGTTGAACGACAGCGGCAGATCGCGGCCGCGCTGGGCCAGCTCGCATGCCATCGCGGTGGCCAGCGGAATGCCCTTGTAGGCCGGGCCGAACACCACGTCGTACTTGATCCCGGTGGCGTCGATGGCGTCGGAATAGCACGCGCCCAGCTGCGACAGCAGGGAACCGGAGTCGAAACGGCCGGCGTTGAAGAAATAGGGGCTCAGCCGGCCGGACTTGAGGGTGAACTGGCCGAAGCGCAGGGCATCGGCGGTCAGGGCCAGCTGCAGGAAACGGTGACGGTGGTCGCTCATCAAAACTCGATTCATCTTCATTTGGAGCGCAAATCCTAATCCAGCTGGGCTTTTCGCGCTCGTCCGGCTCCTTCACGCGGGTATCCGGGGCGGCCCCCGCGGGCTGCTCAGCCCGGCAGGCAACCGGTATGCTTGCCCGGTTTCCCGCCGTAGGTTCTTCCGCATGCGCATCATCAGTTTCAATGCCAATGGCATCCGTTCGGCCGCCACCAAGGGCTTCCTCGACTGGTTCCGTGGCCAGGACGCCGACGTCCTCTGCATCCAGGAGACCAAGGCCCAGGAAGACCAGCTGACCGACCCGATGTTCCGCCCGGATGGCCACCATTGCTTCTACCGCGATGCCATCACCAAGAAGGGCTACAGCGGCGTGGCGATCTACAGCAAGCGCGAACCGGACCAGGTCATCACCTCGCTGGGCTGGGCACCGTTCGACGACGAAGGCCGCTACATCGAGGCACGCTTCGGCAACCTCAGCGTGGTCTCCTTCTATATTCCGTCCGGCAGCTCGGGTGACCTGCGGCAGGGCTTCAAGTTCGAAGTGATGGAGTGGCTGCGGCCGATCCTTGAGGAGTGGGCGCGCAGCGGCCGCGACTACGTGCTGTGTGGCGACTGGAACATCGTCCGCTCGGCGCTGGACATCAAGAACTGGAAGTCCAACCAGAAGAACTCCGGCTGCCTGCCCGAGGAGCGCGACTGGCTCAACGCCCTGTGCGCCGACCACGGCCAGGCCACCGACGTAGCCACCGGTCGCGGCTGGGCCGATGCCTACCGCCTGCTCAATCCGACCGGCGAGGACTACACCTGGTGGAGCAACCGTGGTGCCGCCCGCGCCAACAACGTGGGTTGGCGCATCGACTACCAGTTCATCACCCCGGGCCTGCGTGACCGCCTGCGCAGCTGCTCGATCTACCGCGACCAGCGCTTCTCCGACCACGCACCGTTCATCGTGGACTACGACCTGTGACTGAGGCTGCCAAGCCGGCCGGCTA contains:
- a CDS encoding potassium-transporting ATPase subunit F encodes the protein MSPWLSLLCGVLVLVAAAYLLYVVLRPESF
- a CDS encoding exodeoxyribonuclease III; amino-acid sequence: MRIISFNANGIRSAATKGFLDWFRGQDADVLCIQETKAQEDQLTDPMFRPDGHHCFYRDAITKKGYSGVAIYSKREPDQVITSLGWAPFDDEGRYIEARFGNLSVVSFYIPSGSSGDLRQGFKFEVMEWLRPILEEWARSGRDYVLCGDWNIVRSALDIKNWKSNQKNSGCLPEERDWLNALCADHGQATDVATGRGWADAYRLLNPTGEDYTWWSNRGAARANNVGWRIDYQFITPGLRDRLRSCSIYRDQRFSDHAPFIVDYDL
- the pyrE gene encoding orotate phosphoribosyltransferase; translated protein: MSDHRHRFLQLALTADALRFGQFTLKSGRLSPYFFNAGRFDSGSLLSQLGACYSDAIDATGIKYDVVFGPAYKGIPLATAMACELAQRGRDLPLSFNRKEVKDHGEGGQLIGADMTGKRVLIVDDVITAGTAIREALAIIRAAGGIPAGIVVALDRQEIASDSDHRSAAQAVAEEAGIPVIAVATLADLLDFASGNPELVGYRQPLEAYRAQYGVRSTR
- the kdpA gene encoding potassium-transporting ATPase subunit KdpA, encoding MTEILAILAASLLLAWPLGLYLARVMRGTPMKVDVLFHWIEKPLYKVLGVDPSRSMSWRGYVLAFVLSNVVIAVLTQAVFMTQAWLPLNPDQIPNMRWDTALHTMISFLTNTNQQHYSGQAQLSYFSQMTGITGLQVVTPMMGLALAVATLRALFSRAPKSVTAPVAGDDRQVAVGNYYADVVRLCVRFLLPLCLVWTLLLTSQGVPSTMAGGPQATPIDASAGMAQQKLPLGPVAAMVAAKQLGANGGGWYGPNSSFPLENPTPVSNMLEVIGILLVPMAVIFMIGAFTGRRRFGALVFSCMLGMSLLSTGAMVWSEGHSASAATPLLMEGKEVRFGADGTALWAAVTTQVSNGSVNGMHDSLSPLSGGLAMVNMLVSAIWGGIGCGLQQFIVYLLLGVFLAGLMTGRTPELFGRKLETPQVRLLALLVLLQPITLLLFTAITLAVPGLAGTSNPGFHGISQVFYEYVSAYANNGSGFEGLGDATPWWNLSCSLVLLLGRFPLLIIPLVVAAQLAAKRQAPESAGSLQIETPTFALTLVSVIVILTVLQFMPALVLGPIADHLSLGLH